The Plasmodium cynomolgi strain B DNA, scaffold: 1054, whole genome shotgun sequence genome contains the following window.
GAAAGAtacatttgtaattttacTTCTTTCTATAAGAGTTACCTTAGCtctaatttataaattaattatatacttaaatgaatcataaaaaaaactggatTATATGCTAATATTACTAATAACACACTAcaatgtaacttttttttatagtacAATCTTTCAGGTTCATTTACTGTTTACGAAAATCAATTGTCTTGCGTAAAGGATAATGAGGATGGATCAACCGTAATTATTACGGGTAATTGTAATGATTTTAATGGATTGGATTTAAAATGGACTAAATGTAGTTCTATTCAAACATGCAGGGcagttgaaaattttttaaatcatttaCAGTCGATGAACAAAGCTTCTTATACTGAAAATGGatgcaaatatatgtactattggttatatgttGTCGTACTGGATAGTAAGCCAAGCCATTCCGTTACGATTGAATTGTATAAGGATCTGATTAATAGATATGATAATACAACCATATTtgataaatgtaaaaatcaatggaacgaaaaaaaattcgaaaagcTCATAAAAATTCTtacattatataataattttaataaagttTATCCTACACTTCATGAAGGCAAATGTGAGCGTGCTAATGAGTGCGTTAGTACATATATGGGTTACATAGAAGAATGTGCTAATAGTGATGACAAAGATTTTGTAATGAATTAGAAAGCTTTCGAGTAAGATTTAATAATCATCTTAAATCAATAAAGTGCcataatataaaagaattGCCATCCTTCCAAGGATCTTCACTAGCTGCTACCATTTCAATCCCAGTTTCTGCAATGTCAGTAATATCATTCCTTTCATTTGTTACGTATAAGGTGGGTaacttttttgtacaaaagtGATAACActgttttacaatttatggtgtacctattataaaaaaattaatatgttataaaaattgtataatttaacatgtcatttatttttcctgatattagtttacccctttAGCATCATGGATAAACCCTTCActaataaagaagaaaagatcCAT
Protein-coding sequences here:
- a CDS encoding hypothetical protein (putative), with translation SFTVYENQLSCVKDNEDGSTVIITGNCNDFNGLDLKWTKCSSIQTCRAVENFLNHLQSMNKASYTENGCKYMYYWLYVVVLDSKPSHSVTIELYKDLINRYDNTTIFDKCKNQWNEKKFEKLIKILTLYNNFNKVYPTLHEGKCERANECVSTYMGYIEECANSDDKDFVMN